Proteins encoded by one window of Salvia splendens isolate huo1 unplaced genomic scaffold, SspV2 ctg1148, whole genome shotgun sequence:
- the LOC121788800 gene encoding protein tesmin/TSO1-like CXC 2 isoform X2, producing MMGERCESSRGEREVMGTPERSKNSQIANSIAKFEDSPVFSFLNNLSPIKPVKPMHISQTINPLSFSSLPSVFSSPHLASLRESRFLRRHSLSDPSKPEFSSDDGSNKGVTMNLDEHKESNPDANCKKVGEPPYVCSKLVVEFAETLSCEMDIVGSGLSGLESKQVAEYACTSSAFVENHRSVNMSETKAEVLGNTIGNCWDSLIADSSDLFIFESPKAKACNESVDPATAFYRSIRNAIQNVQSFGAAACGERGNAAENMPSQPEEGIGMIENMPLQNFSGMKRRSLVFEMAGGHRKNMEDGSARDSPLLLTNSDGNASLDKQIARTKTGSDCSGLLPGIGLHLNALAATHESSTSGRLLIGSSSSAHFPPPTTSQDLLSSYLLESGVDTFESLLLEDHSRGSGYIANEDINPSSPKKRRRKSVQGGDGESCKRCSCKKSKCLKLYCECFAAGVYCVEPCACIDCFNKSVHEEIVLTTRKQIESRNPLAFAPKVMRTSDSVSEIIGDDFANTPASARHKRGCNCKKSGCLKKYCECYQGGVGCSINCRCEGCKNAFGRKDAEHEDVEDENDTTEKAALDSYKASIHDELDQRKRPPRAYVPPSSSYSGFGNSSLAFPPPAPKWRPHLEGGDEMPHFLAGGGGGGSPNRKRVTPPQTLTGPRSSRKLVLQSIPLFPSLASNQ from the exons ATGATGGGGGAGAGGTGTGAGAGTTccagaggagagagagaagtcATGGGAACTCCAGAGAGAAGCAAGAACAGCCAGATCGCCAACTCCATTGCCAAATTTGAG GACTCCCCTGTCTTTAGCTTCCTCAACAATCTTTCCCCTATCAAGCCGGTTAAACCGATGCACATCTCTCAGACGATAAATCCACTTAGCTTTTCTTCCCTTCCATCCGTTTTCAGTTCACCCCATCTTGCTTCCCTCAGGGAATCTAGATTTCTTCGCAG GCACAGTCTTTCGGATCCATCAAAGCCCGAGTTCTCCTCTGATGATGGGAGCAACAAGGGAGTCACTATGAACTTGGACGAACACAAGGAGTCAAATCCGGATGCAAATTGTAAAAAGGTTGGTGAGCCACCTTATGTATGCTCGAAGCTTGTAGTCGAGTTTGCAGAAACGCTGAGTTGTGAGATGGACATTGTCGGCTCGGGCTTGAGTGGTCTTGAGTCCAAACAGGTAGCAGAGTATGCTTGCACTTCTTCAGCATTTGTGGAAAACCACAGGAGTGTAAACATGAGTGAGACGAAAGCGGAGGTGTTAGGCAATACTATTGGGAACTGTTGGGACAGTTTGATTGCTGATTCATCTGATCTATTCATCTTTGAATCACCAAAGGCAAAGGCTTGCAACGAGTCTGTTGATCCAGCAACGGCTTTCTATAGGAGCATTAGGAATGCCATCCAGAACGTCCAATCCTTTGGTGCAGCGGCTTGTGGTGAACGAGGAAACGCAGCTGAAAACATGCCTAGTCAGCCTGAAGAAGGAATTGGGATGATTGAAAAcatgcctttgcagaattttTCTGGTATGAAAAGGCGCTCTCTTGTCTTCGAGATGGCAGGAGGCCATAGGAAGAATATGGAGGATGGATCAGCTCGTGATTCGCCTCTTCTGCTAACAAACTCTGATGGCAATGCTTCCttggacaagcaaatagctcgGACTAAGACAGGAAGTGATTGCTCTGGTCTCCTGCCTGGGATCGGCTTGCATTTGAATGCTTTGGCAGCGACTCACGAGTCATCAACTTCTGGTAGATTATTGATCGGATCGAGCTCATCTGCCCATTTTCCTCCTCCAACTACTAGCCAAGACTTGTTAAGCAGCTACCTATTGGAAAGTGGGGTTGATACCTTCGAAAGCCTTCTCCTGGAAGATCATAGCAGGGGATCTGGATATATCGCGAATGAAGATATCAATCCGAGTAGTCCAAAGAAAAGGAG GCGCAAGTCGGTGCAAGGAGGAGACGGTGAATCTTGTAAACGATGCAGTTGTAAAAAATCAAAGTGTTTAAAACT TTACTGTGAGTGCTTTGCTGCTGGTGTCTACTGTGTGGAGCCGTGCGCGTGTATAGACTGCTTCAACAAGTCCGTGCACGAGGAAATTGTCCTCACCACGCGCAAGCAGATTGAGTCAAGAAATCCCCTTGCATTTGCTCCTAAAGTGATGAGGACCTCTGATTCTGTATCAGAGATAATAGGG GATGACTTCGCCAACACTCCTGCTTCTGCTCGCCATAAAAGAGGATGCAACTGCAAGAAATCCGGCTGCCTCAAGAAATACTGTGAATGCTATCAA GGAGGTGTCGGATGCTCCATAAACTGCAGATGCGAAGGATGTAAGAACGCGTTTGGCAGAAAAGACG CAGAGCACGAGGACGTAGAAGATGAAAACGACACTACTGAGAAGGCTGCACTCGACAGCTACAAGGCTTCAATTCACGATGAACTTGATCAAAGGAAGAGGCCTCCTAGAGCCTATGTTCCTCCCAGCAGCTCATATTCTGGCTTTGGAAACTCGAGTTTAGCATTTCCACCACCAGCGCCAAAATGGAGGCCGCATCTTGAGGGGGGAGACGAGATGCCACATTTTCTtgcaggaggaggaggaggagggtcGCCTAACAGGAAGAGAGTTACTCCGCCTCAGACGTTGACTGGTCCGAGGAGCAGCCGGAAGCTGGTACTTCAGTCCATCCCGTTGTTCCCTTCCCTTGCATCCAACCAGTAG
- the LOC121788800 gene encoding protein tesmin/TSO1-like CXC 2 isoform X3: MMGERCESSRGEREVMGTPERSKNSQIANSIAKFEDSPVFSFLNNLSPIKPVKPMHISQTINPLSFSSLPSVFSSPHLASLRESRFLRRHSLSDPSKPEFSSDDGSNKGVTMNLDEHKESNPDANCKKVGEPPYVCSKLVVEFAETLSCEMDIVGSGLSGLESKQVAEYACTSSAFVENHRSVNMSETKAEVLGNTIGNCWDSLIADSSDLFIFESPKAKACNESVDPATAFYRSIRNAIQNVQSFGAAACGERGNAAENMPSQPEEGIGMIENMPLQNFSGMKRRSLVFEMAGGHRKNMEDGSARDSPLLLTNSDGNASLDKQIARTKTGSDCSGLLPGIGLHLNALAATHESSTSGRLLIGSSSSAHFPPPTTSQDLLSSYLLESGVDTFESLLLEDHSRGSGYIANEDINPSSPKKRRRKSVQGGDGESCKRCSCKKSKCLKLYCECFAAGVYCVEPCACIDCFNKSVHEEIVLTTRKQIESRNPLAFAPKVMRTSDSVSEIIGDDFANTPASARHKRGCNCKKSGCLKKYCECYQGGVGCSINCRCEGCKNAFGRKDEHEDVEDENDTTEKAALDSYKASIHDELDQRKRPPRAYVPPSSSYSGFGNSSLAFPPPAPKWRPHLEGGDEMPHFLAGGGGGGSPNRKRVTPPQTLTGPRSSRKLVLQSIPLFPSLASNQ, translated from the exons ATGATGGGGGAGAGGTGTGAGAGTTccagaggagagagagaagtcATGGGAACTCCAGAGAGAAGCAAGAACAGCCAGATCGCCAACTCCATTGCCAAATTTGAG GACTCCCCTGTCTTTAGCTTCCTCAACAATCTTTCCCCTATCAAGCCGGTTAAACCGATGCACATCTCTCAGACGATAAATCCACTTAGCTTTTCTTCCCTTCCATCCGTTTTCAGTTCACCCCATCTTGCTTCCCTCAGGGAATCTAGATTTCTTCGCAG GCACAGTCTTTCGGATCCATCAAAGCCCGAGTTCTCCTCTGATGATGGGAGCAACAAGGGAGTCACTATGAACTTGGACGAACACAAGGAGTCAAATCCGGATGCAAATTGTAAAAAGGTTGGTGAGCCACCTTATGTATGCTCGAAGCTTGTAGTCGAGTTTGCAGAAACGCTGAGTTGTGAGATGGACATTGTCGGCTCGGGCTTGAGTGGTCTTGAGTCCAAACAGGTAGCAGAGTATGCTTGCACTTCTTCAGCATTTGTGGAAAACCACAGGAGTGTAAACATGAGTGAGACGAAAGCGGAGGTGTTAGGCAATACTATTGGGAACTGTTGGGACAGTTTGATTGCTGATTCATCTGATCTATTCATCTTTGAATCACCAAAGGCAAAGGCTTGCAACGAGTCTGTTGATCCAGCAACGGCTTTCTATAGGAGCATTAGGAATGCCATCCAGAACGTCCAATCCTTTGGTGCAGCGGCTTGTGGTGAACGAGGAAACGCAGCTGAAAACATGCCTAGTCAGCCTGAAGAAGGAATTGGGATGATTGAAAAcatgcctttgcagaattttTCTGGTATGAAAAGGCGCTCTCTTGTCTTCGAGATGGCAGGAGGCCATAGGAAGAATATGGAGGATGGATCAGCTCGTGATTCGCCTCTTCTGCTAACAAACTCTGATGGCAATGCTTCCttggacaagcaaatagctcgGACTAAGACAGGAAGTGATTGCTCTGGTCTCCTGCCTGGGATCGGCTTGCATTTGAATGCTTTGGCAGCGACTCACGAGTCATCAACTTCTGGTAGATTATTGATCGGATCGAGCTCATCTGCCCATTTTCCTCCTCCAACTACTAGCCAAGACTTGTTAAGCAGCTACCTATTGGAAAGTGGGGTTGATACCTTCGAAAGCCTTCTCCTGGAAGATCATAGCAGGGGATCTGGATATATCGCGAATGAAGATATCAATCCGAGTAGTCCAAAGAAAAGGAG GCGCAAGTCGGTGCAAGGAGGAGACGGTGAATCTTGTAAACGATGCAGTTGTAAAAAATCAAAGTGTTTAAAACT TTACTGTGAGTGCTTTGCTGCTGGTGTCTACTGTGTGGAGCCGTGCGCGTGTATAGACTGCTTCAACAAGTCCGTGCACGAGGAAATTGTCCTCACCACGCGCAAGCAGATTGAGTCAAGAAATCCCCTTGCATTTGCTCCTAAAGTGATGAGGACCTCTGATTCTGTATCAGAGATAATAGGG GATGACTTCGCCAACACTCCTGCTTCTGCTCGCCATAAAAGAGGATGCAACTGCAAGAAATCCGGCTGCCTCAAGAAATACTGTGAATGCTATCAA GGAGGTGTCGGATGCTCCATAAACTGCAGATGCGAAGGATGTAAGAACGCGTTTGGCAGAAAAGACG AGCACGAGGACGTAGAAGATGAAAACGACACTACTGAGAAGGCTGCACTCGACAGCTACAAGGCTTCAATTCACGATGAACTTGATCAAAGGAAGAGGCCTCCTAGAGCCTATGTTCCTCCCAGCAGCTCATATTCTGGCTTTGGAAACTCGAGTTTAGCATTTCCACCACCAGCGCCAAAATGGAGGCCGCATCTTGAGGGGGGAGACGAGATGCCACATTTTCTtgcaggaggaggaggaggagggtcGCCTAACAGGAAGAGAGTTACTCCGCCTCAGACGTTGACTGGTCCGAGGAGCAGCCGGAAGCTGGTACTTCAGTCCATCCCGTTGTTCCCTTCCCTTGCATCCAACCAGTAG
- the LOC121788800 gene encoding protein tesmin/TSO1-like CXC 2 isoform X1 gives MMGERCESSRGEREVMGTPERSKNSQIANSIAKFEDSPVFSFLNNLSPIKPVKPMHISQTINPLSFSSLPSVFSSPHLASLRESRFLRRHSLSDPSKPEFSSDDGSNKGVTMNLDEHKESNPDANCKKVGEPPYVCSKLVVEFAETLSCEMDIVGSGLSGLESKQVAEYACTSSAFVENHRSVNMSETKAEVLGNTIGNCWDSLIADSSDLFIFESPKAKACNESVDPATAFYRSIRNAIQNVQSFGAAACGERGNAAENMPSQPEEGIGMIENMPLQNFSGMKRRSLVFEMAGGHRKNMEDGSARDSPLLLTNSDGNASLDKQIARTKTGSDCSGLLPGIGLHLNALAATHESSTSGRLLIGSSSSAHFPPPTTSQDLLSSYLLESGVDTFESLLLEDHSRGSGYIANEDINPSSPKKRRRKSVQGGDGESCKRCSCKKSKCLKLYCECFAAGVYCVEPCACIDCFNKSVHEEIVLTTRKQIESRNPLAFAPKVMRTSDSVSEIIGDDFANTPASARHKRGCNCKKSGCLKKYCECYQGGVGCSINCRCEGCKNAFGRKDGSCASAEHEDVEDENDTTEKAALDSYKASIHDELDQRKRPPRAYVPPSSSYSGFGNSSLAFPPPAPKWRPHLEGGDEMPHFLAGGGGGGSPNRKRVTPPQTLTGPRSSRKLVLQSIPLFPSLASNQ, from the exons ATGATGGGGGAGAGGTGTGAGAGTTccagaggagagagagaagtcATGGGAACTCCAGAGAGAAGCAAGAACAGCCAGATCGCCAACTCCATTGCCAAATTTGAG GACTCCCCTGTCTTTAGCTTCCTCAACAATCTTTCCCCTATCAAGCCGGTTAAACCGATGCACATCTCTCAGACGATAAATCCACTTAGCTTTTCTTCCCTTCCATCCGTTTTCAGTTCACCCCATCTTGCTTCCCTCAGGGAATCTAGATTTCTTCGCAG GCACAGTCTTTCGGATCCATCAAAGCCCGAGTTCTCCTCTGATGATGGGAGCAACAAGGGAGTCACTATGAACTTGGACGAACACAAGGAGTCAAATCCGGATGCAAATTGTAAAAAGGTTGGTGAGCCACCTTATGTATGCTCGAAGCTTGTAGTCGAGTTTGCAGAAACGCTGAGTTGTGAGATGGACATTGTCGGCTCGGGCTTGAGTGGTCTTGAGTCCAAACAGGTAGCAGAGTATGCTTGCACTTCTTCAGCATTTGTGGAAAACCACAGGAGTGTAAACATGAGTGAGACGAAAGCGGAGGTGTTAGGCAATACTATTGGGAACTGTTGGGACAGTTTGATTGCTGATTCATCTGATCTATTCATCTTTGAATCACCAAAGGCAAAGGCTTGCAACGAGTCTGTTGATCCAGCAACGGCTTTCTATAGGAGCATTAGGAATGCCATCCAGAACGTCCAATCCTTTGGTGCAGCGGCTTGTGGTGAACGAGGAAACGCAGCTGAAAACATGCCTAGTCAGCCTGAAGAAGGAATTGGGATGATTGAAAAcatgcctttgcagaattttTCTGGTATGAAAAGGCGCTCTCTTGTCTTCGAGATGGCAGGAGGCCATAGGAAGAATATGGAGGATGGATCAGCTCGTGATTCGCCTCTTCTGCTAACAAACTCTGATGGCAATGCTTCCttggacaagcaaatagctcgGACTAAGACAGGAAGTGATTGCTCTGGTCTCCTGCCTGGGATCGGCTTGCATTTGAATGCTTTGGCAGCGACTCACGAGTCATCAACTTCTGGTAGATTATTGATCGGATCGAGCTCATCTGCCCATTTTCCTCCTCCAACTACTAGCCAAGACTTGTTAAGCAGCTACCTATTGGAAAGTGGGGTTGATACCTTCGAAAGCCTTCTCCTGGAAGATCATAGCAGGGGATCTGGATATATCGCGAATGAAGATATCAATCCGAGTAGTCCAAAGAAAAGGAG GCGCAAGTCGGTGCAAGGAGGAGACGGTGAATCTTGTAAACGATGCAGTTGTAAAAAATCAAAGTGTTTAAAACT TTACTGTGAGTGCTTTGCTGCTGGTGTCTACTGTGTGGAGCCGTGCGCGTGTATAGACTGCTTCAACAAGTCCGTGCACGAGGAAATTGTCCTCACCACGCGCAAGCAGATTGAGTCAAGAAATCCCCTTGCATTTGCTCCTAAAGTGATGAGGACCTCTGATTCTGTATCAGAGATAATAGGG GATGACTTCGCCAACACTCCTGCTTCTGCTCGCCATAAAAGAGGATGCAACTGCAAGAAATCCGGCTGCCTCAAGAAATACTGTGAATGCTATCAA GGAGGTGTCGGATGCTCCATAAACTGCAGATGCGAAGGATGTAAGAACGCGTTTGGCAGAAAAGACG GTTCGTGTGCATCAGCAGAGCACGAGGACGTAGAAGATGAAAACGACACTACTGAGAAGGCTGCACTCGACAGCTACAAGGCTTCAATTCACGATGAACTTGATCAAAGGAAGAGGCCTCCTAGAGCCTATGTTCCTCCCAGCAGCTCATATTCTGGCTTTGGAAACTCGAGTTTAGCATTTCCACCACCAGCGCCAAAATGGAGGCCGCATCTTGAGGGGGGAGACGAGATGCCACATTTTCTtgcaggaggaggaggaggagggtcGCCTAACAGGAAGAGAGTTACTCCGCCTCAGACGTTGACTGGTCCGAGGAGCAGCCGGAAGCTGGTACTTCAGTCCATCCCGTTGTTCCCTTCCCTTGCATCCAACCAGTAG